Within the Garra rufa chromosome 16, GarRuf1.0, whole genome shotgun sequence genome, the region GGATTgccccacctccatgtttgaccaaCTTCTGCTCATAAGTTTAGCttttcttttttgcaccagacataccactgatccatAGCTCCAAAATTCCAGTTTGATCACATCTCTCAATAAAACATTCAACATTTTACGTTCTTGTTGGTCCAGAGTGGAATTCagcaagatgccccaacatgaaagccatgcttgtcttgtgttcatcttatactctgcattgaaatgtttttccacaTTTCATTGGTTCATCTTGAAAGTCTtgggctgtacattgcaggtttttccttagttgttctgatcaaacatttttatGATGTATTGCTTTTTCTTCAAAACCTTTAAAGGTTTTGTGGTACAACAAATTTTAAGCTAAGGAATGAGGCTGCCAGCTATGTCTCTAGGAACTTCTAATGGGTTGGAAATCTTtatatagccttagactttcaaaagtaataaaattatttcttCTCTAGATTCTCTACAGCTTTTGTAAGAGCTCTGTTGACTCAAATTTTAGCACTTGTATGGGTTAacagtatgtatgtgtaacagctcaagctaattctgttttttaatagtttctaaaggtttaatggtgttttaagacaattttattTCCCACTGTACAAATAAGTAACTAAAataaacagcaatgttgaataggggttgaatatttatgacatagctgtgtcattaaaaatcctagaactcaaaaatattacattatataagtcttggatcttcagaaaagtttgTATGTGTGTCTGGGGGTACGGTTTGATTGCATGCACTGTCATAGAAAACCTGTCCTCTGCCTATTAATCAGTTTTCTCCATGTTACATTATGTTTGTATTTTCTCCATCCCTGTCCAGGTGTGTCAGTGCCGGTGCACAGCTGTGTGTTGTCTGCCTTCAGTCCTTGGCTCTGTAGGGCTCTGTCAGCCATGCCATCACCCCGAAATGGACATAGGCGACTGATTGAAGTCCAAGCTGTGGAGGCCTGTACGTTGCTCAGTCTGGTCAGTCTGCTGTACTCAGGTCAGTTAAACGAAGACAAAGAGGATGTCCTATCAGCAGCCTGCAAACTAGGAATTGACATACCTCAGCAAGTATCAAAGAGGGCATCGTCAACTGAGCGAAACACGCAGACGGAGTGCATGAAAGAGGTGGCGGAAAGAGAGTGTCAAACCGATACTGTTCCTTCAGAATGTCAAAACCCCAAAGAAACCATTGAAAGTGTTAATCTGATTGGCACGTCATCGTGGAGGACAGATCAGGGGCTCTGCACCTACACTGATGGCTCTGATATCACTCTGGCTACACTTCAAAACGTCCAGGGTAATCCAGAAAACATCCCCTCCTTTCAAGTCTTGGACGTGGTCCCTGAAACTGCTCTGTATCCCACCACAAGTGGACCACCCTGCTTACCCCAGGTCTATGTATGTCCCCCTTCAGCTTCATACCAACAGACTCCAACCCCACTGCCCCCTCACCCTTACCCCTCTCATAGTACAAATGTTGCCCCTTTGGCCAATGAAGGCCAGCCAGCATTGGGGGGCGTTTCAGAGGGTGAGGAGTGTGTTTTAGAAGCATTTGCACGGTTTGAGAACAACATCCCAGGTTTTATCAATTACTTTCTTGACACCGACAATCCGCAGGTTTTAGCGCAAAGGGAGCCGAGTCAGAGAGGGATGAGAGGGGATGTCAAAACTGAGGAAAGGGCGACAAGGGGGCGTCGGGCGGGGGCACGTGGAGGATTTGCTTTGAAGGGAGAAGGATTGAGTGTTTGTAAAAGAGGGCAAAATATGAATAGGTGCGGAAGAGTGGCGGGGTCGGCCAGGATGGGGCAAGGTGGGGGTAGGGTTGGCAGGATGCTAGACACCAGACAAATGTTCAAGAATCAAGAGAGACTTAAACGGAAACGGCAAGGCAGAGGAGCGATGAAAGAGGAAGGAGAGAGAGGCAGGTCTTCATCAAGGAAACCCAGACAGACAGGGAGCAGAGGCAGATTGGTAGAACCAGTGTGTCAGGTAGGTGTCTCACGACATCTTCAGATAAGGAGGTATGacacaaatataaaaacaatccTTGATTTTCATTACTTCTGTTTGAATAGATTATTTAATTGGGTCATATCATGATCCGATTTTCCTTGCTCTTTCAAGGAAAATGAGCTTAAGAAGTGTTGCTTTAGATAAAACATGAAATATACTGTAACTTGGAATACTCATAATATCCTCTCAGAACTGAAACGTCCATTCAGTGACGCTAAAGGTCTTGTTCTGAACTTCTGCAATGTCTGGCAGATGAATGCATTGATGCATgacacttacagttgaggtcaaaagtgtacatcctCCTTTCCGAATCcgcataatgttaattattttaccaaaataagatggatcatacaaaatgcatgttattgtttatttagaactcgcctgaataagatatttcacataaatatgtttacatacagtccacaagaaaaataatagtagaatttataaaaatgaccccattcaaaagtttacgtaaATCCTTTCAAGTcctacaaattatttggttttccagcatttttgtgtatttgaacccattccaacaatgactgtatgatttttgagatccatctttttacattgaggacaactgagggactcatatgcaacagaaggttcaaacgctcactgatcctccagaaggaaaaaccatgcattaaggttaacaatttttgaatttgaagatcagggtaaatttaacgtaCTTTGTTTTCTAGGAAATatgtaactatcttttgtagcctttgaaaggcagtactaaattaaaaaatatgatatttaggcaaaaaagaaaaatgtacacatcttcatactgttcaaaagtttacacccctggctcttaatgcatcgttttttccttctggagcatcagtgtgtgCTTGAACCTTTCAGTAATAGCTGcacagtccctcagttgtcctcagtgtgagaagacggacctcagaatcatacagtcattgttggaaagggttcaaaaacacaaaaaggctggaaaacagcaggcagttcaggacaaacaagggacttgtggttcaaccgtaatgaagctacgataatactttttgtgcataaagaaaGGCTGTGCCTTGTTTTCAATCGGAGAAATGAACAGGCATACATTGTGTTACTTctcgtgaacatgcattaatgactgacatggaagataagaaattgttgaataaagtcgttatttttgttttctttgcacacaaaaagtactcttgtagtttcataacattacggttgaaccactgatgtcacatggactattttaacaatgtccttggacatgtcagttgcgttactATCTGTGcacagtcagaaagctctcggatttaatcaaaactatcttattttgtgttctgaagatgaacgaaggttaaattggtttgaaacaacatgagagggtgtaattattaacagaattttcatttttggttcaactaaccctttaagcagcacaactattttcagcACAGATAATAATAGACTTGTTACTTGAGCACCAAAGCGTAttagaatgatgctgaaaaggcaGCTTtgacattacagaaataaattacattttataaatagaAAACCTTTAATTAATGtaaatttattaatatttcacaatattacagttttctctagttttttaaacaaatgcagccttgatgagcttctttaaaagcatctaaAATTGTACTGACCCCAAAACTTTTAAATTAAAAGTATATATAGAAATATCAATGTATGATATGACCCCTTCAAATTGTAAACGCAACTAAGCAGTTACTCTAATCTTCTCTGAATTgtaacctttatttatttttctgtaggATACAGCTCCACGTCGAAGAGGTCGCCCTCGCAAACGTCCTTTGCCAGCACCTGATGTTTCCCAAAATTTCAGTGGAATTTCAGCACCTGATCAGAAAACCTTGAACTCTCCGGCTCCATCTATGATGCACACTGCAGCTCTCCCAGCTGCTAATCAGACCAGCCTCGCTCAGCCAATTGACTGGCTTATAGATGACGTCATTGCGCAGCTCCCATTTATCCCCAACAGTCAAACTGGAATAACGAATACTGCAACTCTAGATTCCAGCATGGATCAAACAAGAACACAGTCCTCAGTTAAGATCTCGGATCTGGGTATAACCCAACCGCAGTCTGAAGGTGAGCTGACTGACATACTTGATAGTTTTCTGAGAACGTTTGAGCAACACGTTGGTGTATGCGATTCAGACGTTCAAGATGGGATAGTGCCTGGAACAGATGGAACCCAAACCCATGGACAGAATTACACAGTCCACACACAAACCTCAAATGCACATGGCACTTCTATGAACACATCAAGACAGGAATCAAAAGCCTCGATATCCACAAACAGACCACGAGTATCATCAGCTCGTAGACCACAGAAACCATCATGTTTTTGGCAGGTGTCAGGTGAGAAATCAGCAGGACGGCAAAGTGAGCACAATCCTAAATCAGCCAGGATGACCAGAAGCCAGAGTAGGAAGAGGAATCTGGATGTATTCGGAAAACTGCCTTGGAAAGACGAGCTCCCAGCCAAACgcaggagaaaaagaaaaaaagagcagTTAGAGAAGACAAAGGTAGAGGCTCCTCTACCaacagagaaaaagaaaaaggaaaaaacaacCAGGCAGCACAGTGAGGAAAAGTGCACCAGCAGCAAGGCTGACTCAAGCTGCGGTGTTGCGAGTGCATTAAGCGAAGTCATAAAAACAGCTAGTGGCCACAATGAGAAGTGTGTCACACAAACATTACAGAAGACTTTGGATCAGTCAAAATCCTCAGAGTTGCATGCTCACAACGAAAAGGAGAAACAAGTGGGACATGATAAAAGAGACACAACCAAGACTCTTCTAGAAGGAAGTACGTTAGAGGTGCAGTGCAATACAGGGAGTTCACAACCCAAGCAGTCAGATACAAAGAACAAATCCATCGGGTCCCGTCCAGCTCTTTCTGCTTTTGAGTTAATGAAAAAGATCTTGGAAAATCACCAGAAGAGAGAGGAAGAGCACAAGAGAAAAGACAACAGAATGTGGACTGTGAAAAAACAGAAAGTTAAGGCGAAGAATACTAGAATCAGGGTTGAAG harbors:
- the LOC141288103 gene encoding uncharacterized protein, whose translation is MFESVRRGNLRKPAELHEFVVMQMLTFETFLVKELQKQQSRAEFCDIVLQTRGVSVPVHSCVLSAFSPWLCRALSAMPSPRNGHRRLIEVQAVEACTLLSLVSLLYSGQLNEDKEDVLSAACKLGIDIPQQVSKRASSTERNTQTECMKEVAERECQTDTVPSECQNPKETIESVNLIGTSSWRTDQGLCTYTDGSDITLATLQNVQGNPENIPSFQVLDVVPETALYPTTSGPPCLPQVYVCPPSASYQQTPTPLPPHPYPSHSTNVAPLANEGQPALGGVSEGEECVLEAFARFENNIPGFINYFLDTDNPQVLAQREPSQRGMRGDVKTEERATRGRRAGARGGFALKGEGLSVCKRGQNMNRCGRVAGSARMGQGGGRVGRMLDTRQMFKNQERLKRKRQGRGAMKEEGERGRSSSRKPRQTGSRGRLVEPVCQDTAPRRRGRPRKRPLPAPDVSQNFSGISAPDQKTLNSPAPSMMHTAALPAANQTSLAQPIDWLIDDVIAQLPFIPNSQTGITNTATLDSSMDQTRTQSSVKISDLGITQPQSEGELTDILDSFLRTFEQHVGVCDSDVQDGIVPGTDGTQTHGQNYTVHTQTSNAHGTSMNTSRQESKASISTNRPRVSSARRPQKPSCFWQVSGEKSAGRQSEHNPKSARMTRSQSRKRNLDVFGKLPWKDELPAKRRRKRKKEQLEKTKVEAPLPTEKKKKEKTTRQHSEEKCTSSKADSSCGVASALSEVIKTASGHNEKCVTQTLQKTLDQSKSSELHAHNEKEKQVGHDKRDTTKTLLEGSTLEVQCNTGSSQPKQSDTKNKSIGSRPALSAFELMKKILENHQKREEEHKRKDNRMWTVKKQKVKAKNTRIRVEGHSKSRINQKDGKTSGRMKEAGHQKKSSLKQNLPSANGCGMSNGGRLKEDSYGKSSAETADSLNDSPLQRCSTEGIMLKNTTDMPFVSHVQDPTTPLENLRNIQGSIAISEEDEDVDVVEVSSSFSESVSVLPITADIVLSTGEGDSDEDDEIDVISLGSS